From the genome of Papaver somniferum cultivar HN1 chromosome 2, ASM357369v1, whole genome shotgun sequence, one region includes:
- the LOC113354449 gene encoding uncharacterized protein LOC113354449, translating to MAEKTQATSSAALSMEERSERRSPPLPKVAPWLVIPYGKDRKNQAFYNLCDPDKRTCRKLIPELSGKSIFQKPCHHGWLVILCDFNEIDYSPNWVFADCFLWNPATLDTIQLPNIHSSGYTYDEYKLVDCVLSLPPTNPSDGNETMVFCVYERLDDECEYVFLFCRPGEKQWRTHKFTREHKMDFNFIWSLNYLKGNLYAMSYSRVCHFKVEIEQIDGDNVNLCLRQIETSYPTGSPLIGGSNTNVGTIYVQTCDELYRIDLYMAHQGKEFISIGILRLDFSTMGWKEVYSLGDTVLFYSKNTTACCSAAELGLTKGCLYYTLAQDQSLYKYELEGTGTIILPCLKLPIPWFCSYWLMMPPTFRVGDGQERTKFMLRKREKDYIVNLRVKTTISSTNNDEENPEDVNNSGEVKQQAPWNILNKDCLHMIASYLHPIDYKLLRSVCKANRSSLALGKQISTSKRIISNACVSPWLIFSITNDCAVYSLVDPINNNDNYIMDRPLLRGAIVRFQKGGWLLMSKGAHELFFHNPFTKETIQLPDFPEYYGLSNILFSSLPTCSDCVVFGVGESNEREGGIKVYMIARGEKSWRYQDFCNIDTDEYYMPLVNTPVLYKGIFYCVDYNGVLGEFSLEGGISWSYKVLHKPYRTFNRAYPSFLVECGGDLLLVRLGRIGTFLKLFKLDFSRMEWVRVKTLGKYTLFISYTSCVSKMAQCTSMENRIYFPRLSLHGEGVLFYSFDTGCYHSMGNQNSSENFSDTKGWSSWSWIEPNWSRSTIQELDWFTKLS from the exons ATGGCTGAAAAAACCCAGGCAACATCATCAGCAGCATTGTCAATGGAGGAGAGAAGTGAACGTCGCAGCCCACCATTGCCCAAGGTAGCACCTTGGCTTGTAATTCCGTATGGAAAAGATAGGAAAAATCAAGCTTTCTATAACCTATGCGACCCCGATAAAAGAACTTGTCGAAAACTTATTCCAGAGTTGAGTGGcaaatctatttttcaaaaacctTGCCATCATGGCTGGTTGGTTATTCTATGTGATTTTAATGAAATTGATTACTCTCCAAATTGGGTTTTTGCGGATTGTTTTCTGTGGAATCCTGCAACATTAGATACCATACAGTTACCAAACATACACTCTTCGGGTTACACATACGATGAGTACAAGTTAGTAGATTGCGTTTTGTCCTTGCCTCCTACTAATCCTTCTGATGGCAATGAGACGATGGTTTTCTGTGTGTATGAGCGGCTCGACGATGAGTGCGAATATGTCTTTTTATTTTGCCGCCCTGGAGAAAAACAATGGAGAACACATAAGTTTACTAGAGAACATAAGATGGATTTTAATTTTATCTGGTCACTTAACTACCTTAAAGGAAATTTGTATGCTATGAGTTATTCCAGAGTTTGTCACTTCAAGGTCGAAATAGAACAAATTGATGGCGACAATGTTAACCTCTGTTTAAGGCAAATTGAGACAAGTTATCCCACCGGTTCTCCATTGATAGGAGGAAGTAACACCAACGTTGGAACAATATATGTGCAAACGTGTGATGAACTCTACAGAATTGATTTATATATGGCCCACCAAGGTAAAGAATTTATTTCAATTGGCATTCTGAGGTTGGATTTTTCTACAATGGGGTGGAAGGAGGTATATAGTCTGGGTGATACTGTTCTCTTTTATAGCAAAAACACAACAGCTTGTTGCTCGGCAGCTGAGTTGGGTCTTACAAAAGGTTGTTTGTATTACACACTGGCCCAGGATCAAAGCTTGTACAAATATGAACTGGAAGGTACTGGTACGATAATTTTGCCGTGTCTAAAGCTGCCGATACCATGGTTTTGCTCATATTGGCTTATGATGCCTCCAACTTTCAG GGTTGGCGACGGACAAGAAAGAACTAAGTTTATGTTACGTAAACGTGAAAAAGATTATATCGTGAACCTCAGAGTAAAAACAACTATTTCATCAACAAACAATGACGAGGAGAATCCAGAGGACGTAAACAACAGTGGGGAAGTAAAACAACAAGCACCTTGGAATATTCTTAATAAGGACTGCCTACACATGATAGCAAGTTATCTCCATCCAATTGATTACAAACTTCTTCGATCGGTGTGTAAAGCAAATCGATCAAGTTTAGCCCTAGGAAAACAGATATCAACATCTAAAAGGATCATAAGCAACGCATGTGTGTCTCCATGGCTAATATTTTCTATCACGAATGACTGCGCTGTTTACAGTTTAGTTGACCCGATTAATAATAATGATAACTATATTATGGACCGACCCTTGCTAAGAGGAGCTATAGTTCGTTTCCAAAAGGGTGGTTGGCTACTTATGTCGAAAGGTGCTCACGAATTATTTTTTCACAACCCTTTTACAAAGGAGACCATTCAACTTCCAGACTTCCCAGAGTACTATGGACTGTCCAACATCTTATTCTCTTCATTACCGACTTGTTCTGACTGTGTAGTTTTCGGTGTTGGAGAAAGCAATGAAAGAGAAGGTGGCATCAAAGTCTACATGATCGCAAGGGGGGAAAAGTCTTGGAGGTATCAAGACTTCTGTAATATTGATACAGACGAGTACTACATGCCATTAGTCAACACTCCAGTTTTGTACAAGGGGATTTTTTACTGTGTAGATTATAATGGAGTTTTGGGAGAATTTAGTTTAGAGGGAGGAATCAGTTGGAGTTACAAAGTTCTTCATAAGCCTTACAGAACATTTAATCGTGCATATCCTAGTTTTCTAGTGGAGTGTGGCGGAGATCTTTTACTAGTGAGATTAGGACGCATTGGAACGTTCTTAAAACTATTCAAGTTGGATTTTTCCCGGATGGAATGGGTCAGAGTAAAGACATTGGGTAAATATACGTTGTTTATCAGCTATACATCATGTGTTTCAAAAATGGCTCAGTGTACTAGCATGGAGAACAGAATATATTTCCCTAGATTGTCCTTGCATGGGGAAGGAGTTTTATTCTATTCATTTGATACGGGTTGTTATCATTCTATGGGAAACCAAAATTCTTCCGAAAATTTCAGTGATACGAAAGGatggtcatcatggtcttggatTGAACCTAATTGGTCAAGGTCGACTATTCAGGAGCTCGATTGGTTTACAAAACTTTCGTAG